In a single window of the Nocardioides massiliensis genome:
- a CDS encoding DUF881 domain-containing protein, giving the protein MGLLDLVTSQSLDQDYVAVAERRRQAADSEEAPAEPSAAERRGIGTVGLVVVAVFGALMVTAGLETSRLADDRASGRDELINQIAERREVVEARRERVETLRQENEELETSLIEETAAGRALSTRVARLSLATGLVPVRGPGVKVVVDDAEGAGSDLERVMDVDLQKLANALWAAGAEAMAINGKRVTATTAIRQAGAAITVNYQAIRRPYVVEAIGDPDTIPARFVDNRHGADWFDLQRAVGLRFTMNREENLTLPGAEDFRLRYATSEPVGAR; this is encoded by the coding sequence ATGGGTCTGCTCGACCTGGTCACCTCGCAGTCGCTCGACCAGGACTACGTCGCCGTCGCCGAACGCCGCCGCCAGGCGGCCGACTCCGAGGAGGCCCCGGCCGAGCCGAGCGCGGCGGAGCGACGCGGCATCGGCACCGTCGGCCTCGTCGTGGTGGCGGTGTTCGGTGCGCTGATGGTCACCGCCGGCCTGGAGACGTCGCGGCTGGCCGACGACCGGGCATCGGGCCGCGACGAGCTGATCAACCAGATCGCCGAGCGTCGCGAGGTCGTCGAGGCGCGCCGGGAGCGGGTCGAGACGCTGCGGCAGGAGAACGAGGAGCTGGAGACCTCGCTGATCGAGGAGACCGCCGCGGGCCGCGCTTTGTCGACGCGCGTCGCCCGGCTGAGCCTCGCGACCGGTCTGGTGCCGGTGAGGGGTCCGGGGGTCAAGGTCGTCGTGGACGACGCGGAGGGTGCCGGTAGCGACCTCGAGCGGGTGATGGACGTCGACCTGCAGAAGCTGGCCAATGCGCTGTGGGCTGCCGGGGCCGAGGCGATGGCGATCAACGGCAAGCGCGTCACGGCCACCACGGCTATCCGGCAGGCGGGAGCGGCGATCACAGTGAACTATCAGGCGATCCGACGGCCGTATGTCGTGGAAGCGATCGGGGATCCGGATACGATCCCTGCACGATTCGTCGACAATCGGCATGGTGCCGACTGGTTCGACCTGCAACGGGCGGTGGGCTTGCGCTTCACGATGAACAGGGAAGA
- a CDS encoding CDP-alcohol phosphatidyltransferase family protein → MSTPDAQATARVWTVPNLLSGLRLLGVPLFLWLVLGPEADGWALLVLMASGVTDYLDGYLARRLNQMSQLGQLLDPIADRLYILAVVFGLAWRDIIPWWLALLLPARDVFLWCLVPFLRTRGYSALPVHFLGKAATFNLLYAFPLLLLGDGTGVVATLAQVFGWAFAIWGTSLYWWAGLLYAWQVRKLLADHDRRAPVLGGG, encoded by the coding sequence GTGAGCACGCCCGACGCGCAGGCGACGGCACGTGTGTGGACCGTTCCGAACCTCTTGAGCGGCCTGCGGCTGCTCGGGGTCCCGTTGTTCCTGTGGCTGGTGCTGGGGCCGGAGGCCGACGGGTGGGCGCTGCTGGTCCTCATGGCCTCGGGCGTGACCGACTACCTCGACGGCTACCTCGCGCGCCGGCTGAACCAGATGTCGCAGCTCGGGCAGCTCCTCGACCCGATCGCGGACCGGCTCTACATCCTGGCCGTCGTCTTCGGGCTGGCGTGGCGCGACATCATCCCGTGGTGGCTGGCGCTGCTGCTGCCCGCACGCGACGTGTTCCTGTGGTGCCTGGTGCCGTTCCTGCGCACGCGCGGCTACAGCGCCCTTCCGGTCCACTTCCTCGGAAAGGCCGCGACCTTCAACCTGCTCTACGCGTTCCCGCTGCTGCTGCTCGGTGACGGCACCGGTGTGGTCGCGACGCTGGCCCAGGTCTTCGGGTGGGCCTTCGCGATCTGGGGCACGTCGCTGTACTGGTGGGCCGGCCTGCTGTACGCCTGGCAGGTGCGCAAGCTGCTCGCCGACCACGATCGCCGCGCGCCGGTGCTCGGCGGCGGCTGA